The nucleotide window GAGTACGGCACTGGAGAAGGTCACGAGGGATGCGGTTGATCTGCCTCGTCATCAACGCTTTGCGCTGGTGAGGTTCCTCATTGAGATGGACGAACCAGCCGCTCACGAGGACGGACAACGGGCTTGGGATGCGGAGCTCTCCGAGCGGGTTCATGCG belongs to Verrucomicrobiia bacterium and includes:
- a CDS encoding addiction module protein, producing the protein MSTALEKVTRDAVDLPRHQRFALVRFLIEMDEPAAHEDGQRAWDAELSERVHAVQEGRTEGIPYEQVLARVDRRLGP